Proteins encoded in a region of the Streptomyces sp. NBC_00513 genome:
- a CDS encoding pentapeptide repeat-containing protein, whose protein sequence is MATRTFGHVTITTPELDEPGLYLSGVDTLDNPRGIVQDFTYGDADLRSLDLADSQLITGRITGVHSKRVELESVTLHGVEITGSDLGSARWTGGKLTRVHVRDSKLMGAALDGLVLDDVLFDGCKFDFATFEKVRVTGPVAFIGCVLTEATFTDCDLSDAVFTDCTLRLTEFGAGRYRDTDFRENDLSGIRGVANLAKIRIDLGQQADLTEALVNELDITLGDD, encoded by the coding sequence ATGGCCACCCGCACCTTCGGCCACGTCACCATCACCACCCCAGAGCTGGACGAGCCGGGCCTCTACCTCTCCGGCGTCGACACCCTCGACAACCCCCGCGGAATCGTCCAGGACTTCACGTACGGGGACGCCGACCTGCGGTCGCTCGACCTCGCAGACTCCCAGCTCATCACCGGCCGCATCACCGGCGTGCACTCCAAGCGGGTCGAGCTGGAGAGCGTCACTCTGCACGGCGTGGAGATCACCGGCAGCGACCTCGGCTCTGCGCGCTGGACGGGGGGCAAGCTGACCCGGGTCCACGTCCGCGATTCCAAGCTGATGGGCGCCGCCCTGGACGGCCTGGTGCTCGATGACGTCCTTTTCGACGGCTGCAAGTTCGACTTCGCCACCTTCGAGAAGGTTCGCGTCACCGGGCCCGTCGCCTTCATCGGCTGTGTCCTCACCGAGGCCACGTTCACCGACTGCGACCTGTCCGACGCCGTGTTCACTGACTGCACGCTCCGCCTCACCGAGTTCGGCGCCGGCCGCTACCGCGACACCGACTTCCGCGAGAACGACCTGTCGGGAATCCGCGGTGTCGCGAACCTCGCGAAGATCCGCATCGACCTCGGCCAGCAGGCCGACCTTACCGAAGCCCTCGTGAACGAGCTGGACATCACCCTCGGAGACGACTGA
- a CDS encoding UDP-N-acetylglucosamine 1-carboxyvinyltransferase, translating into MADDYLVRIGKLIRDARQHRGWTQSQLADALGTSQSAVNRIERGNQNISLEMIARIGEALDSEIVSLGYAGPMHLRVVGGRRLSGAIDVKTSKNACVALLCATLLNKGRTVLRRVARIEEVYRLLEVLNSIGVRTRWINDGVDLEIVPPARLDMDAMDADAARRTRSIIMFLGPLLHRMDHFKLPYAGGCDLGTRTIEPHMIALRRFGLDITATEGIYHAQVEAGVSPDRPIVLTERGDTVTENALLAAARHDGVSVIRNASSNYMVQDLCFFLEALGVKVEGVGTTTLTVHGVPNIDVDVDYSPSEDPVEAMSLLAAAVVTESELTIRRVPIEFMEIELAVLEEMGLDHDRSAEYTADNGRTRLVDLTVRPSKLEAPIDKIHPMPFPGLNIDNVPFFAAIAAVAQGQTLIHDWVYDNRAIYLTDLNRLGGRLQLLDPHRVLVEGPTRWRAAEMMCPPALRPAVVVLLAMMAAEGTSVLRNVYVINRGYEELAERLNSVGAQIEIFRDI; encoded by the coding sequence ATGGCAGACGACTACCTCGTACGCATCGGCAAGCTCATCCGTGACGCCCGGCAACACCGTGGCTGGACACAGAGTCAGCTCGCCGATGCTCTCGGCACCAGCCAGAGCGCCGTGAATCGGATCGAACGCGGCAATCAAAACATCAGCCTTGAGATGATCGCCCGAATCGGTGAAGCTCTCGACAGCGAGATCGTCTCTCTGGGCTACGCGGGGCCGATGCACCTGCGGGTCGTCGGCGGGCGGCGGCTGTCCGGCGCCATCGACGTCAAGACGAGCAAGAACGCGTGTGTCGCGCTGCTGTGCGCCACGCTGCTCAACAAGGGTCGTACCGTGCTGCGGCGCGTGGCCCGCATCGAGGAGGTCTACCGCCTCCTGGAGGTGCTGAACTCCATCGGCGTGCGCACCCGCTGGATCAACGACGGCGTGGACCTGGAGATCGTCCCGCCGGCCCGCCTCGACATGGACGCCATGGACGCGGACGCGGCCCGCCGGACCCGGAGCATCATCATGTTCCTGGGCCCGCTGCTGCACCGGATGGACCACTTCAAGCTGCCCTACGCCGGCGGCTGCGACCTCGGCACCCGCACCATCGAGCCGCACATGATCGCCCTGCGCCGGTTCGGCCTGGACATCACCGCGACCGAGGGCATCTACCACGCGCAGGTCGAGGCCGGGGTCTCCCCCGACCGCCCGATCGTGCTGACCGAGCGCGGGGACACGGTCACCGAGAACGCGCTGCTGGCCGCCGCACGCCACGACGGCGTGAGCGTCATCCGCAACGCCTCCTCCAATTACATGGTCCAGGACCTGTGCTTCTTCCTGGAGGCGCTCGGCGTCAAGGTCGAGGGCGTCGGCACCACCACCCTGACCGTCCACGGCGTCCCGAACATCGACGTGGACGTGGACTACTCCCCCTCGGAGGACCCGGTCGAGGCGATGAGCCTGTTGGCCGCCGCCGTGGTCACGGAGTCCGAGCTGACCATCCGCCGGGTTCCGATCGAGTTCATGGAGATCGAGCTCGCGGTCCTGGAGGAGATGGGCCTGGACCACGACCGCTCCGCCGAGTACACCGCCGACAACGGCCGCACCCGCCTGGTGGACCTGACGGTCCGCCCGTCGAAGCTCGAAGCCCCGATCGACAAGATCCACCCGATGCCGTTCCCCGGGCTGAACATCGACAACGTGCCGTTCTTCGCGGCCATCGCCGCCGTCGCGCAGGGCCAGACCCTGATCCACGACTGGGTGTACGACAACCGGGCGATCTACCTGACCGACCTCAACCGCCTCGGCGGCCGCCTCCAGCTGCTGGACCCGCACCGCGTCCTGGTGGAGGGCCCCACCCGCTGGCGGGCGGCGGAGATGATGTGCCCGCCGGCCCTGCGCCCGGCGGTGGTCGTCCTGCTGGCGATGATGGCCGCCGAGGGCACCTCGGTACTGCGCAACGTCTACGTCATCAACCGGGGATACGAGGAACTGGCCGAGCGCCTCAACTCGGTCGGCGCCCAGATCGAGATCTTCCGGGACATCTAG
- a CDS encoding NUDIX domain-containing protein, producing the protein MANVWLPPAEYIETIARATSYACLYFTDTAGRPVQLRATYATETWQWPGGNMDPGETPWQCAVRECLEETGMAFEGEPRLLAAHFISHQGATWPANHIGFVFDGGTLTDEQIGAFVLDPSEHTEVSVRTMEEWRATMTPVNFDRLREIDAARRAGTVVYMER; encoded by the coding sequence ATGGCGAACGTCTGGCTTCCGCCCGCGGAGTACATCGAGACCATCGCCCGGGCGACCAGTTACGCCTGTCTCTACTTCACCGACACCGCCGGCCGCCCCGTCCAGTTGCGGGCCACGTACGCGACGGAGACCTGGCAGTGGCCGGGCGGGAACATGGATCCCGGCGAGACGCCCTGGCAGTGCGCGGTGCGCGAGTGCCTGGAGGAGACCGGCATGGCCTTCGAGGGCGAGCCGCGGTTGCTGGCCGCGCACTTCATCTCCCATCAGGGCGCGACCTGGCCGGCGAACCACATCGGTTTCGTCTTCGACGGGGGAACGCTCACGGACGAGCAGATCGGCGCCTTCGTCCTCGATCCCTCGGAGCACACCGAGGTGAGCGTACGGACGATGGAGGAGTGGCGGGCGACCATGACCCCCGTCAACTTCGACCGCCTGCGGGAGATCGACGCGGCCAGGCGGGCGGGCACCGTGGTCTACATGGAGCGCTAG
- the amcA gene encoding multiple cyclophane-containing RiPP AmcA — protein sequence MLVHTPTDAATLVMDSAEGFECLLEAAGSTAVARWENAWTNATWSNQPTSKAVGTAPLAAFDNRPTWDNPTPAFDNRPTWDNWKNKA from the coding sequence ATGCTCGTGCACACGCCCACTGACGCCGCCACGCTCGTGATGGACTCGGCGGAGGGCTTCGAGTGCCTGCTGGAGGCCGCCGGCTCGACGGCTGTCGCCCGCTGGGAGAACGCCTGGACCAACGCCACCTGGAGCAACCAGCCCACCTCGAAGGCCGTGGGCACCGCGCCCCTCGCCGCGTTCGACAACCGTCCGACCTGGGACAACCCCACCCCCGCCTTCGACAACAGGCCCACGTGGGACAACTGGAAGAACAAGGCGTAG
- the amcB gene encoding cyclophane-forming radical SAM peptide maturase AmcB, whose product MQPTTQCLPMDCTYCYLPFRKLKHLMPVGVAESVAASVNPWAVDDPAFEVVWHGGEPLATGLEHLAALMTPFKGVKHSVQTNAALIDDAWCEFLLEHDVHVGVSIDGPEDMNTHRITLAGHPGFRVTMRGIERLRRRGIPYSAIAVVSDPAPENAARLYDFFAELGVTTLGVNVEEEEGVNTGSKAADPMRAAEFWAALADTWRTNPVVRLREVQRVLNFAGALLGGRPTAPTPNSAPWDPLPTIAYDGGVVMLSPELAGFTDHRFGDFTTGNVLRTGLDVLVAEAEQRTPWIAEFWEGVDACRATCPTFAFCGGAHPANRYFEHGGRMDGTRTSYCTTSKIALLEGVTRHARAHAH is encoded by the coding sequence ATGCAGCCGACCACGCAGTGCCTGCCCATGGACTGCACCTACTGCTACCTGCCCTTCCGCAAGCTCAAGCACCTCATGCCGGTAGGCGTCGCCGAGTCCGTGGCTGCGTCCGTCAATCCGTGGGCGGTCGACGACCCGGCGTTCGAGGTCGTGTGGCACGGCGGGGAACCGCTCGCCACCGGCCTCGAGCACCTGGCAGCCCTGATGACCCCTTTCAAGGGCGTGAAGCACTCCGTGCAGACGAACGCCGCGCTCATTGACGACGCGTGGTGCGAGTTCCTGCTGGAACACGACGTACACGTGGGCGTCAGCATCGACGGCCCCGAGGACATGAACACCCACCGGATCACCCTCGCCGGCCACCCGGGATTTCGCGTCACCATGCGAGGCATCGAACGCCTGCGCCGCCGCGGCATCCCGTACTCCGCCATCGCGGTCGTATCCGACCCGGCTCCCGAGAACGCGGCCCGCCTGTACGACTTCTTCGCCGAGCTGGGCGTGACCACCCTCGGCGTCAACGTCGAAGAGGAAGAGGGCGTCAACACCGGCTCCAAGGCCGCCGATCCCATGCGGGCCGCCGAGTTCTGGGCGGCCCTCGCGGATACCTGGAGGACGAACCCCGTCGTACGGCTGCGCGAGGTCCAGCGCGTCCTCAATTTCGCCGGCGCCCTCCTCGGCGGCCGGCCCACCGCGCCCACGCCGAACTCGGCCCCGTGGGACCCCCTGCCCACCATCGCCTACGACGGCGGAGTTGTCATGCTCTCCCCGGAACTGGCCGGGTTCACCGACCACCGCTTCGGCGACTTCACCACCGGCAACGTCCTCCGCACCGGCCTGGACGTCCTCGTGGCCGAGGCCGAGCAACGTACCCCCTGGATTGCCGAGTTCTGGGAGGGCGTGGACGCCTGCCGCGCCACCTGCCCCACCTTCGCGTTCTGTGGGGGAGCGCACCCCGCGAACCGGTACTTCGAGCACGGGGGCCGTATGGACGGCACCCGTACCTCGTACTGCACCACCTCGAAGATCGCCCTACTCGAAGGAGTTACGCGACATGCTCGTGCACACGCCCACTGA
- a CDS encoding cytochrome P450 produces MATDRIADTGADAGAGTAPPALSGLPLLGSLPALKADSLGTYLRAHREQGDVVRITAGPPGLRAELYCVFSAEGAQQVLASESANFRKDNPFYQEVRESFGNGLLTSQDEDYLRQRRLVQPLFTRRRVDGYAHAVAAETLSTLTSWEEAADGIVDVCDEMTHLALRAVARILFGADVDATVDVVDRSFPIITEYVLRRGYSPANIPRTWPTPGNRRAAAAMGELYGVCDRIIAERRRAGLEGGESGEGEDLLTLLAAAQSSDDGAFDVGELRDQVLIFLLAGHETTATSLAFALHLLALHPDLQARAREEISRVLGDRTPEAADLDRLPYLTRVLKEAMRLYPAAPVIGRRAVAATEVAGHAVPAGADVILAPWVTHRHPAYWPDPDRFDPERFTAEAEAARPRYAWFPFGGGPRACIGQHFSMLESVLALAMVLREYTFDAVDQEVSVSAGITLRTKGPMRCRIRRVAG; encoded by the coding sequence ATGGCTACGGACAGGATCGCGGACACCGGTGCGGACGCGGGGGCGGGTACGGCGCCGCCGGCGCTCTCCGGGCTCCCGCTGCTGGGGTCGCTGCCGGCCCTCAAGGCGGACTCGCTGGGCACCTACCTGCGCGCCCACCGCGAACAGGGCGACGTCGTGCGGATCACCGCCGGTCCCCCCGGGTTGCGCGCCGAGCTGTACTGCGTCTTCTCCGCGGAGGGCGCCCAGCAGGTCCTGGCGTCGGAATCGGCCAACTTCCGCAAGGACAACCCCTTCTACCAGGAGGTCCGGGAGTCGTTCGGCAACGGCCTGCTGACCAGTCAGGACGAGGACTACCTGCGACAGCGCAGGCTGGTCCAGCCACTGTTCACCCGGCGCCGGGTGGACGGCTACGCGCACGCGGTCGCCGCCGAGACCCTCTCGACGCTGACCTCCTGGGAGGAGGCCGCCGACGGGATCGTGGACGTCTGCGACGAGATGACGCACCTGGCCCTGCGCGCGGTGGCCCGGATCCTGTTCGGCGCGGACGTGGACGCCACCGTCGACGTGGTCGACAGGAGCTTCCCGATCATCACGGAGTACGTGCTGAGGCGCGGCTACTCCCCCGCCAACATCCCGCGCACCTGGCCCACTCCGGGCAACCGGAGGGCCGCCGCCGCGATGGGCGAGTTGTACGGGGTCTGCGACCGGATCATCGCGGAGCGCCGGCGCGCCGGCCTGGAGGGGGGCGAGAGCGGGGAGGGGGAGGACCTGCTGACCCTGCTCGCCGCGGCGCAGAGTTCGGACGACGGGGCCTTCGACGTCGGCGAACTGCGTGACCAGGTACTGATCTTCCTGCTCGCGGGGCACGAGACGACCGCCACCTCCCTCGCCTTCGCCCTGCACCTGCTGGCCCTCCACCCCGATCTGCAGGCGCGGGCCCGCGAGGAGATCTCCCGCGTGCTCGGCGACCGTACGCCGGAGGCCGCCGACCTGGACCGGCTCCCGTACCTCACCCGGGTGCTCAAGGAGGCCATGCGTCTCTACCCCGCCGCGCCGGTGATCGGCCGCCGGGCCGTCGCCGCCACCGAGGTCGCGGGCCATGCGGTGCCGGCGGGCGCCGACGTGATCCTCGCGCCGTGGGTGACGCACCGGCACCCCGCCTACTGGCCCGACCCGGACCGCTTCGACCCCGAGCGTTTCACCGCGGAGGCGGAGGCCGCCCGGCCGCGTTACGCCTGGTTCCCCTTCGGCGGCGGCCCGCGCGCCTGCATCGGGCAGCACTTCTCGATGCTGGAATCGGTGCTCGCGCTGGCGATGGTCCTGCGGGAGTACACCTTCGACGCCGTGGACCAGGAGGTGTCGGTGAGCGCCGGGATCACGCTGCGGACCAAGGGGCCCATGCGCTGCCGGATCCGCAGGGTGGCCGGGTAG
- a CDS encoding helix-turn-helix domain-containing protein, with translation MSGYVEEQERIGQRVRRQRLSVGMTQADLAAALGRTQGWVSKLEKGRIELDRAGLINAVAAALHCHPNTLIDRPYTGGGAETKWQVSAASILRELRRYDLAPVFDGTPRPSEVLWPDMKRLLRLRDAAANGAVLSELPDMLREARALAEVSTGHEREEAFAIYAVACKFAHTAAHALGHPELVAMACERATWSAQLSGDPVMPAMALWMRMWDTWASADWDDALALGDKALAGIETEYEAGDPLALRMWGALHLRAAISCARSGNAAASDERLALARTAGERVNAYVGPEIHDRHSVTFSLGNVIIHSVSAALEMSDQTKALRLNREADPAHIAVLPNSRLGHHHMDLARAWLWDGNRDQALTELEAAERIAPQLVRNHPVARATLRKIVYAERVATRQRLRGMTGRFSLD, from the coding sequence GTGAGCGGGTACGTCGAGGAGCAAGAGCGGATTGGGCAGCGAGTCCGACGTCAGAGGCTCTCTGTGGGGATGACTCAGGCCGATCTCGCCGCGGCACTGGGTCGGACACAGGGCTGGGTGTCGAAGCTGGAGAAGGGCCGGATCGAGCTGGACCGGGCCGGGCTGATCAACGCGGTGGCCGCCGCCCTGCACTGCCATCCCAACACCCTGATCGACCGGCCCTACACGGGCGGTGGCGCCGAGACCAAGTGGCAGGTGTCCGCGGCCTCCATCCTGCGGGAGTTGCGCCGCTACGACCTCGCCCCCGTCTTCGACGGCACCCCGCGCCCGTCCGAGGTGCTGTGGCCCGACATGAAGCGTCTGCTGAGACTGCGCGATGCGGCGGCGAACGGCGCCGTGCTGAGTGAGCTGCCGGACATGCTGAGGGAGGCCCGTGCCCTCGCCGAGGTCTCCACCGGCCACGAGCGTGAAGAGGCGTTCGCGATCTACGCGGTGGCGTGCAAGTTCGCCCACACCGCCGCCCACGCCCTCGGACATCCCGAACTCGTGGCCATGGCCTGCGAGCGGGCCACGTGGTCGGCCCAGCTCTCCGGCGACCCGGTGATGCCCGCGATGGCGCTGTGGATGCGGATGTGGGACACATGGGCCTCCGCCGACTGGGACGACGCACTCGCACTCGGGGACAAGGCCCTCGCCGGCATCGAGACGGAATATGAAGCCGGGGACCCGCTCGCACTGCGGATGTGGGGCGCCCTCCACCTGCGGGCCGCGATCTCGTGCGCGCGGAGCGGAAACGCGGCGGCATCCGACGAGCGCCTCGCCCTGGCCCGCACGGCGGGTGAGCGGGTCAACGCCTACGTCGGTCCCGAGATCCACGACAGGCACTCCGTTACCTTCTCCCTCGGCAACGTCATCATCCACAGCGTCAGCGCCGCCCTGGAGATGAGCGACCAGACGAAGGCCCTCCGGCTCAACAGGGAGGCGGACCCGGCGCACATCGCGGTCCTGCCGAACTCCCGGCTCGGTCACCACCACATGGACCTCGCCCGCGCGTGGCTGTGGGACGGCAACCGGGACCAGGCCCTGACCGAGCTGGAGGCCGCCGAGCGCATCGCCCCGCAACTGGTCCGCAATCACCCCGTCGCGCGGGCGACTCTGCGAAAGATCGTCTACGCCGAGCGGGTCGCCACCCGCCAGCGGCTGCGGGGCATGACCGGACGTTTTTCGCTGGACTGA
- a CDS encoding amidohydrolase, with the protein MTSSPLSRRGLLSAVGAAGAAGLLGAGPASAAVAPAARRGSAALVFHDARVFTGLPGGRPVEAVAVGRDGRILATGSGSVVRRHVGRDTEVVDARGNTVMSGIHDGHTHPLGAGERSLRPSLEGAETTVAELSEILRGFLADTGGPGVEPDGWLVVEDWNPVGLLPVGTAPHHSLLDALPTRRPIALVGGDGHNLWANKRALEIAGITAATPDPVGGRIVKGPDGQPTGVLKDDAQVLVKRHVPEPSRAELVAACAEVLGLAAASGVTTMMDALVGRHELELYRALSAAGRLPQRIVPAIRLEVGHTKDPAAALAYARGLRREFEGVPGLRFGMVKVFLDGVIEHPAQTAALLEPYLDGNGRPTTNRGELYTSAAEYGRLTAAFNTAGWQMHAHGLGDRAVRTALDGYEYALKATGRRDPRNAVAHLQLVDPADLRRFARLGVAACMQLQWAAKDTWTMEALLPYIGPERHRWMYPARSLERAGARLTGGSDWPVDALQVWNQLRTAIDRQGAHGAGELYRKLEGLGRDTVLRMHTSGTAWQLRQEALTGTVEAGRAADLVLLDRDVTRCPVADISGTGVRMTLVGGRVVHDADSSTGRAASARASRARTAPRPASYAAVHGGRHHACGH; encoded by the coding sequence ATGACCTCTTCACCCCTGTCCCGCCGGGGACTCCTCTCCGCCGTGGGGGCCGCCGGCGCCGCGGGCCTGCTGGGGGCCGGCCCGGCCTCGGCCGCCGTCGCCCCGGCCGCCCGGCGCGGCTCGGCGGCCCTGGTGTTCCACGACGCCCGGGTGTTCACCGGCCTGCCCGGCGGGCGGCCGGTGGAGGCGGTGGCCGTCGGACGGGACGGGCGGATCCTGGCCACCGGCAGCGGTTCGGTGGTGCGGCGTCACGTGGGCCGGGACACCGAGGTCGTCGACGCGCGCGGGAACACCGTGATGAGCGGCATCCACGACGGGCACACCCACCCGCTGGGCGCCGGGGAACGGTCGCTGCGGCCCTCGCTGGAGGGGGCCGAGACCACCGTGGCCGAACTCTCGGAGATCCTGCGCGGATTCCTCGCCGACACCGGCGGCCCGGGCGTGGAGCCCGACGGCTGGCTGGTCGTGGAGGACTGGAACCCGGTCGGCCTGCTGCCCGTCGGCACCGCCCCGCACCACTCGCTGCTGGACGCGCTGCCCACCCGCCGGCCGATCGCGCTGGTCGGCGGCGACGGACACAACCTGTGGGCCAACAAGCGGGCCCTGGAGATCGCGGGGATCACGGCGGCCACCCCCGACCCGGTGGGCGGCAGGATCGTCAAGGGGCCCGACGGGCAGCCGACGGGCGTCCTCAAGGACGACGCCCAGGTGCTGGTGAAACGACACGTGCCGGAGCCCTCCCGCGCGGAACTGGTGGCGGCCTGCGCCGAGGTGCTGGGGCTGGCGGCGGCCTCCGGGGTGACGACGATGATGGACGCCCTCGTCGGGCGGCACGAGCTGGAGCTGTACCGGGCCCTGTCCGCGGCCGGAAGACTGCCGCAGCGCATCGTGCCGGCCATCCGCCTGGAGGTGGGGCACACCAAGGATCCCGCGGCGGCCCTGGCGTACGCGCGCGGGCTGCGCCGGGAGTTCGAGGGCGTGCCGGGCCTGCGGTTCGGGATGGTGAAGGTGTTCCTGGACGGGGTCATCGAGCACCCGGCGCAGACGGCCGCGCTGTTGGAGCCGTACCTGGACGGCAACGGCCGGCCGACGACGAACCGGGGCGAGCTGTACACCTCCGCGGCCGAGTACGGCCGGCTGACCGCGGCCTTCAACACCGCCGGGTGGCAGATGCACGCCCACGGCCTCGGGGACCGGGCGGTGCGCACCGCGCTGGACGGGTACGAGTACGCCCTCAAGGCGACCGGGCGGCGGGACCCGCGGAACGCCGTCGCGCACCTCCAACTCGTCGACCCGGCGGACCTGCGGCGCTTCGCGCGGCTCGGCGTGGCCGCCTGCATGCAACTCCAGTGGGCCGCGAAGGACACCTGGACCATGGAGGCCCTGTTGCCGTACATCGGGCCGGAGCGGCACCGGTGGATGTACCCGGCGCGCAGCCTGGAGAGGGCCGGGGCCCGCCTGACGGGCGGCTCCGACTGGCCCGTGGACGCGCTCCAGGTGTGGAACCAGCTGCGGACCGCGATCGACCGGCAGGGCGCCCACGGCGCGGGCGAGCTGTACCGGAAGCTGGAGGGCCTCGGCCGGGACACGGTGCTGCGGATGCACACCTCGGGGACTGCGTGGCAACTGCGCCAGGAGGCCCTGACGGGCACGGTCGAAGCGGGCAGGGCGGCGGACCTGGTGCTGCTGGACCGTGACGTGACCCGCTGCCCGGTGGCCGACATCAGCGGAACGGGCGTACGGATGACCCTGGTCGGGGGGCGTGTCGTACACGACGCGGACTCCTCGACGGGACGGGCGGCCTCGGCGCGGGCCTCGCGTGCGCGGACCGCGCCGCGCCCGGCCTCGTACGCGGCGGTGCACGGCGGCCGACACCACGCCTGCGGGCACTGA
- a CDS encoding LacI family DNA-binding transcriptional regulator: protein MPGPGPTLADIARAAEVSTATVSHALGGTGRLGEGTRRRVREVAAALGYGTRRGPLTRSLGIAVTTYAGSPWDFAGVAYFSRLLTAATSAAHTRGYALTTLPAARGGDPLWHTLAVDGMLLLDSPAGDPVLRALRARGLPVVFDGRPADPWPGDAWVDNDHVATTREVLDHLASSGARRIALHAGYGREFYTGAVTAAYARWCAERGVPELVVPFDPEDAPGHAFDGAFAARERPDAVYTVYDPGGRQVLAAAARHGLRTPGDLLLVCASEDPVYGEKELSVTTVTLNPERIAACAVSLLVKLVESGHAESPGQLTVPAGMRVRASSLPPDMY from the coding sequence GTGCCAGGCCCCGGACCGACCCTCGCCGACATCGCGCGCGCCGCGGAGGTCTCCACCGCGACCGTCTCCCACGCGCTCGGCGGCACCGGCCGGCTCGGCGAGGGCACCCGCCGCCGGGTCCGTGAGGTCGCGGCGGCCCTCGGCTACGGCACCCGGCGCGGGCCGCTCACCCGCAGCCTCGGCATCGCCGTCACCACGTACGCCGGCTCGCCCTGGGACTTCGCCGGGGTCGCCTACTTCTCCCGGCTGCTCACCGCCGCCACCTCGGCCGCGCACACCCGCGGCTACGCCCTGACCACCCTGCCCGCAGCCCGGGGCGGCGATCCCCTCTGGCACACCCTCGCCGTCGACGGCATGCTGCTGCTGGACAGCCCGGCCGGGGACCCGGTGCTCCGGGCCCTGCGGGCGCGCGGCCTGCCGGTGGTCTTCGACGGCCGGCCCGCCGACCCGTGGCCCGGGGACGCGTGGGTGGACAACGACCACGTCGCCACCACCCGTGAGGTGCTGGACCACCTCGCGTCCTCGGGGGCCCGCCGGATCGCCCTGCACGCCGGGTACGGCCGGGAGTTCTACACCGGGGCCGTCACCGCCGCCTACGCCCGGTGGTGCGCCGAGCGGGGCGTCCCCGAGCTGGTCGTCCCCTTCGACCCCGAGGACGCGCCGGGCCACGCCTTCGACGGCGCCTTCGCGGCGCGCGAGCGGCCCGACGCGGTCTACACGGTGTACGACCCGGGCGGCAGGCAGGTGCTCGCGGCGGCCGCGCGCCACGGCCTGCGCACCCCCGGAGACCTGTTGCTGGTCTGCGCGAGTGAGGATCCGGTGTACGGGGAGAAAGAACTCTCCGTGACCACCGTCACGCTGAATCCCGAACGGATCGCCGCATGTGCGGTGTCCTTGCTGGTCAAGTTGGTGGAATCCGGGCATGCGGAATCCCCCGGCCAACTGACCGTCCCGGCGGGCATGCGGGTGCGCGCCTCGTCCCTTCCCCCGGACATGTACTAG